The Ptiloglossa arizonensis isolate GNS036 chromosome 13, iyPtiAriz1_principal, whole genome shotgun sequence genome window below encodes:
- the Slmap gene encoding sarcolemma associated protein, whose amino-acid sequence MVVASGGWVQNASFPASQNNSNLNINTTQNNKMTAKGVLICRDNSHSFQDRTLTLEQPVKIGRSVARARATSNNAIFDCKVLSRNHALLWYSGGKFYLQDTRSSNGTFVNNHRLSAAGVESTPKEVCSGDIVQFGVDVIESTKKVTHGCIVATLKLYLPDGKEAKASLSTSVTSSVNNVSLEDLYKLNQVMQEASRREKALYSKLGYLQQLVTNTGKAVNQSWKSLIAEDRLLSWVETIESQLAVYSKNYTEDKIKIELIQLQEEKAEYQNAAKEALEKVLQEKLEISQRLVQLEGRLSETEEECQSLHNVAKYTQTELQELSSKYTEAQKKLQETTNKLNESEEKMKDVVQTVEREKQELLKKLEDQSRIEKNLQARLRDSRLDSVNIYNQITALRNYMKILQDMNSNLVPTEMDSKDEENPIVAINIILNRLNSIRDDNVEIDTETNFYHIKDEQDNQINLQDNDSNQLKNADIPFSKEQLDDSFTNNDNLTEYILPPPSRRTLVNGNVNIDNSNINSESDANSDITDDTCSITSDDTSEKSVIEVKKEEPVHDLVKQICVPYKMEVRFSCEEHGKQLETSQHLQVTQKTKESEETEINVDNMNNGKSLNEPASMEIHQHEKKDETDKDSDELDEECEEEHLEGDYVKTLKPLSKNDTQQNLHTREYVLQTLIGSLDSLKIEDNLESQQTIRKELENLKDWLICERHEEIIEKLKELYYCAKNESQRIQELHEELVILKEKYNVFVEEKAKLSKKYTSLKAQCGDFLNTTYTVPIHYVAPIAIILVWMLLEKIF is encoded by the coding sequence ATGGTTGTAGCCAGTGGTGGGTGGGTACAAAATGCCAGTTTTCCTGCCAGTCAGAATAATTCCAACCTGAATATAAATACTACACAGAATAACAAAATGACAGCCAAAGGTGTCTTAATTTGTCGTGACAATTCTCATTCTTTTCAAGATCGTACATTGACATTGGAACAACCTGTTAAAATTGGTCGTTCTGTAGCAAGAGCTAGAGCCACTTCAAATAATGCAATTTTTGACTGCAAAGTATTATCCAGAAACCATGCATTGTTATGGTATTCTGGTGGAAAATTTTACTTGCAAGATACACGTAGTAGTAATGGAACATTTGTTAATAATCATAGACTTAGTGCTGCCGGTGTAGAATCAACACCTAAAGAGGTATGTTCAGGTGACATAGTGCAGTTTGGAGTAGACGTAATAGAAAGTACAAAAAAAGTTACACATGGATGTATAGTTGCaacattaaaattatatttacccgATGGGAAGGAGGCTAAAGCTAGTCTTAGTACATCAGTCACATCATCAGTCAATAATGTTTCTCTCGAAGATTTATATAAGTTGAATCAAGTTATGCAAGAGGCCTCACGACGTGAAAAAGCCCTTTATTCTAAGTTAGGATATCTTCAACAACTTGTAACAAATACTGGAAAAGCTGTCAATCAATCATGGAAATCATTAATAGCAGAGGATCGATTATTATCTTGGGTAGAAACTATTGAAAGCCAATTAGCTGTTTATTCCAAGAATTATACAGAAGATAAAATCAAAATTGAATTAATACAACTTCAAGAAGAAAAGGCAGAATACCAAAATGCAGCGAAGGAAGCACTAGAAAAAGTATTACAGGAGAAACTGGAAATATCTCAGAGGTTAGTTCAGTTAGAAGGCCGGTTAAGCGAAACAGAAGAAGAGTGTCAAAGTCTTCATAATGTAGCAAAATATACTCAAACAGAACTTCAAGAACTGAGTAGTAAATATACAGAAGCACAAAAAAAGCTTCAAGAAACCACAAACAAACTTAATGAAagtgaagaaaaaatgaaagatgTGGTACAAACTGTAGAACGAGAAAAACAAGAACTTTTAAAGAAACTTGAAGATCAGtctagaattgagaaaaatctaCAAGCAAGGTTACGTGATTCCCGATTAGATtctgttaatatttataatcaGATCACTGCCCTTAGAAATTACATGAAGATTTTGCAAGATATGAATTCAAACTTGGTACCAACTGAAATGGATTCAAAGGATGAGGAAAATCCTATTGTAgctattaatattattcttaatCGATTGAATTCTATACGTGATGATAATGTGGAAATTGATACAGAGACCAATTTTTATCATATAAAGGATGAACAAGATaatcaaattaatttacaagataATGATTCAAATCAATTAAAAAATGCTGATATTCCTTTTTCAAAGGAACAGTTGGATGATTCATTTACTAATAATGACAATTTAACAGAATATATTTTACCACCACCATCTCGACGAACTTTGGTTAATGGAAATGTAAATATAGataattcaaatattaattCAGAATCTGATGCTAATTCAGATATAACAGATGATACATGCAGTATTACCAGTGATGACACAAGTGAGAAATCTGTTATAGAAGTTAAAAAAGAAGAACCTGTACATGATTTAGTTAAACAAATTTGTGTTCCGTACAAAATGGAAGTTCGATTTTCATGTGAAGAACATGGTAAACAATTGGAAACTTCACAACATCTTCAAGTTACACAAAAGACAAAGGAAagtgaagaaacagaaattaatgTTGACAATATGAATAATGGTAAGTCTTTAAATGAGCCTGCTTCCATGGAAATTCATCAGCATGAGAAGAAGGATGAAACAGACAAGGACAGTGATGAATTAGATGAAGAATGTGAAGAGGAACATTTAGAAGGAGATTATGTTAAAACATTAAAACCATTATCCAAAAATGATACACAACAAAATCTACATACAAGAGAATATGTATTGCAAACTTTAATAGGATCGTTagattctttaaaaattgaaGACAATTTAGAATCACAGCAAACAATCAGAAAGGAGTTAGAAAATCTCAAGGATTGGTTAATTTGTGAACGtcatgaagaaattattgagaaattaaaagaattatATTATTGTGCCAAGAATGAATCTCAAAGAATTCAAGAGCTTCATGAAGAATTAGTTATTTTAAAGGAGAAGTACAATGTATTTGTTGAAGAAAAGGCAAAACTTTCGAAAAAGTATACAAGTCTTAAAGCACAATGTGGTGATTTCTTAAATACAACCTATACTGTACCAATACATTACGTGGCGCCCATTGCAATTATATTAGTATGGATGCTACtggaaaaaatattctaa